Genomic DNA from Gimesia aquarii:
GCCTGGCCGGAATTTTATGTTGTTTGATCTGGAACGAGATCTGGGAGAAACAAAAGATTTGTCTGCGAAACATCCGGAGATTGCTGCGAAATTAAAGAGTGCTTACCAAACCTGGAAAAGTGATGTCACATCCAGATAAGAAGAAACGGACTTCACATGATATGGAAATGAGCTAACGATCAAACGATAGGATCATCATCGTTCTCTTCGGAATCGCGTTTTAAAGATTCTTCAAACAGTAATTGCCGATCAGAAAATCCTTCGTCCAAATGATGCCAGTAGGCGATTTCTTCTTCACCATATTTCCAGCAGAGGCTGATTTCTTTACCTTCACGTAAAGCCGGAAAATTGACGACACCCATTCCAGGATCTTCTAACTCTACTCCCAAATCGATGAGTTCGGAAACGTATCCTTTGAGTTGCTC
This window encodes:
- a CDS encoding DUF2203 domain-containing protein — protein: MNAEAQRKLIFTPEEASLRLPLVQAIVKDIVELFQNLNDRQERIAEIKRLPGASARDEESAYSEELIQAELDIENDLEQLKGYVSELIDLGVELEDPGMGVVNFPALREGKEISLCWKYGEEEIAYWHHLDEGFSDRQLLFEESLKRDSEENDDDPIV